Proteins encoded by one window of Litoribacterium kuwaitense:
- the lpdA gene encoding dihydrolipoyl dehydrogenase, with translation MTKSYDLIILGGGVGGYTAAIRASQLGMKTAIIEKNQVGGTCLHEGCIPTKAFLKSAEVLQQIHRAERFGIENAFASLNFTSVAERKNNIVNALYKGVQQLMKQAKVDIFVGHGKIESAPQQAEDEQFTVSVNEDTVLRGTRILIATGAKSRWISEAPINHDLVLSSADMVKLTQLPESLTIIGGGVIGVEWASMMADFGVRVTLLEVADRLLPNEDRHISEAMQKSLKKKAVNCLTGITDLDITTEDKVTVQCVKEGEPYDVTSDLLLVAVGREALTHDLGLQDVGINTERSAIAVDDYQQTNIQGIYACGDCTEGPQLAHKAAWQGKMAVEHAAGLNVEPMPMHMIPRCVYGAPQAASVGFTEEELQTKNISYQAKTFPFQLNGKALIEDTEGFAKLLYDHASGDVLGIHLFGDHVTEMIAAGTMSLYVNGAVNEVAEMVFPHPTISESLNEAAKMAIGTPVHI, from the coding sequence ATGACCAAGTCCTATGATCTAATCATTCTAGGTGGTGGTGTGGGTGGCTATACGGCAGCCATTCGAGCTTCTCAACTCGGTATGAAGACAGCAATCATCGAAAAAAATCAGGTAGGAGGCACTTGTCTTCATGAAGGGTGTATACCGACAAAAGCCTTTTTAAAAAGTGCGGAAGTGTTACAGCAAATTCATCGTGCAGAGCGTTTTGGTATTGAAAATGCTTTTGCTTCTTTAAATTTTACAAGTGTTGCCGAACGGAAAAATAACATCGTCAATGCGCTGTACAAAGGCGTTCAACAGCTCATGAAGCAAGCGAAAGTCGACATTTTTGTCGGTCACGGAAAAATTGAATCTGCGCCCCAGCAAGCTGAAGATGAACAATTTACAGTCTCGGTGAATGAAGATACAGTCCTTCGTGGAACGCGGATTCTCATTGCTACAGGTGCAAAAAGTCGTTGGATTTCTGAAGCTCCTATAAATCATGACCTAGTCTTAAGCTCTGCTGATATGGTAAAATTAACTCAGCTCCCAGAATCGCTGACAATTATCGGTGGCGGAGTGATAGGTGTTGAATGGGCTTCGATGATGGCTGACTTCGGCGTTCGTGTTACATTACTTGAAGTCGCTGATCGTCTCTTGCCAAACGAAGACCGTCATATATCAGAAGCGATGCAAAAGAGTTTGAAGAAAAAAGCGGTCAACTGTTTAACGGGCATTACTGATCTTGACATCACGACAGAAGATAAAGTTACAGTACAATGCGTTAAAGAAGGCGAACCATATGATGTCACAAGTGATCTCCTCCTTGTTGCAGTAGGTCGTGAAGCACTGACGCATGACCTTGGTTTACAGGACGTAGGCATTAACACCGAACGATCTGCCATAGCTGTGGATGATTATCAACAAACGAATATCCAAGGTATTTATGCCTGCGGGGATTGTACAGAAGGTCCTCAATTGGCTCATAAGGCGGCTTGGCAAGGAAAAATGGCTGTCGAGCATGCCGCGGGGTTAAACGTCGAGCCAATGCCGATGCATATGATTCCTCGTTGTGTTTATGGAGCGCCGCAGGCGGCAAGTGTCGGTTTTACAGAAGAAGAATTACAAACAAAAAACATCTCATATCAAGCAAAAACCTTTCCTTTTCAATTAAATGGAAAAGCATTAATTGAAGATACGGAAGGCTTTGCCAAGCTTTTATACGATCATGCATCGGGCGATGTGCTCGGCATACACTTATTTGGAGATCATGTTACTGAAATGATTGCAGCCGGCACGATGTCGCTGTATGTCAATGGGGCGGTTAATGAAGTCGCGGAAATGGTTTTTCCACACCCGACGATTTCGGAGTCTTTAAATGAAGCTGCCAAAATGGCGATTGGCACGCCGGTGCATATTTAA